Proteins encoded together in one Planctopirus ephydatiae window:
- the aroE gene encoding shikimate dehydrogenase yields MASQICVGIGRTRHQMMIAEHQALAQKGAELVELRVDYLSRTPDMKRLLADRPTPTIVTCRRVTDRGRFRGTEEERQTILRTAILSGADYVDIEADIAPQIRRYGKTRRIVSHHDFDQTPDDLEEKYAQMCKLDADLVKIVTMANRAEDCVRMLKLVEGAQVPTVGFCMGEKGMLTRVLCGAFGSPFTYATFNKERELAPGQFSFDEMRKMFRYEQITRKTILLGVLGDPVAHSLSPLLHNTLMRKAGFDGVYLPLRVSASELSETLDAYEQLGFSGYSATIPHKESVLQKYPMCDDFVRAIGAANTVYRDQAGHWACSNTDYQAALDAILSDLKPGESLVGKRVLLLGAGGAAKAIGMAMQKSEAITVVASRTLKRSQALADQIGGRAITWENRGSEFADILINCTPVGMHPNLNESPFPIHWLREGMLVFDTIYTPERTLLIKHARDRGCTTVTGVEMFIRQATAQFRLFTGLKLSLDDVRTIFRRLISPVRHDDLLADPSAADGNADNGQVSDS; encoded by the coding sequence GTGGCGTCGCAGATTTGTGTTGGAATAGGCCGCACCAGGCACCAGATGATGATTGCGGAACATCAGGCACTGGCGCAAAAAGGTGCCGAGCTGGTGGAACTCCGGGTGGATTACCTGTCGCGAACACCCGATATGAAGCGATTACTCGCTGATCGGCCTACACCCACGATTGTCACTTGTCGTCGCGTGACAGATCGCGGTCGCTTTCGCGGTACAGAAGAAGAGCGGCAGACAATCCTGCGAACCGCCATTCTTTCCGGGGCTGATTATGTCGATATCGAAGCCGATATTGCCCCGCAGATCCGCAGATATGGCAAGACCAGGCGGATTGTCAGCCATCACGACTTCGACCAGACTCCTGATGACCTGGAAGAGAAGTATGCACAGATGTGCAAACTTGATGCAGATCTGGTCAAGATCGTGACCATGGCGAACCGGGCTGAGGATTGTGTCCGCATGCTCAAACTCGTCGAAGGTGCACAAGTCCCCACAGTCGGTTTCTGCATGGGCGAGAAGGGGATGCTCACCCGTGTCCTGTGTGGTGCCTTTGGTTCGCCATTCACTTACGCGACTTTCAATAAAGAACGGGAACTGGCTCCCGGTCAGTTTTCATTCGACGAAATGCGGAAAATGTTCCGCTACGAACAGATTACCCGCAAGACGATTCTGCTGGGTGTCCTGGGAGACCCGGTGGCCCACAGTTTGAGTCCTCTCCTGCACAATACGCTCATGCGAAAGGCTGGATTCGATGGCGTTTACCTTCCACTGCGAGTTTCCGCTTCAGAACTGAGTGAAACACTCGACGCCTACGAACAACTGGGTTTTAGTGGCTACAGTGCCACGATCCCTCACAAGGAATCTGTGCTGCAGAAATACCCGATGTGTGATGACTTTGTCCGGGCGATTGGAGCTGCAAATACAGTCTATCGCGATCAGGCGGGGCATTGGGCCTGTTCGAATACCGATTACCAGGCGGCACTCGATGCCATTCTCAGTGATCTTAAACCTGGAGAAAGCCTGGTTGGCAAACGTGTCTTATTGTTGGGTGCCGGTGGTGCTGCCAAAGCGATTGGCATGGCCATGCAGAAGAGTGAAGCTATTACAGTGGTGGCAAGCCGCACATTGAAAAGGTCTCAAGCTTTGGCTGATCAAATCGGCGGGCGGGCCATTACCTGGGAGAACCGCGGGTCGGAATTTGCCGACATTCTGATCAATTGCACGCCCGTGGGTATGCATCCGAACTTGAATGAATCCCCCTTTCCCATTCACTGGCTGCGCGAGGGGATGCTAGTTTTCGACACGATTTACACACCCGAGCGAACTTTGCTGATCAAACATGCGCGTGACCGCGGCTGCACGACCGTCACTGGCGTAGAGATGTTTATTCGCCAAGCGACTGCACAGTTCCGATTGTTTACCGGGCTCAAGCTCTCGCTCGATGATGTCCGCACGATTTTCCGTCGATTGATTTCGCCTGTTCGACATGACGATCTGCTGGCCGATCCTTCGGCTGCCGATGGAAATGCGGATAACGGACAAGTGAGCGACTCATGA
- a CDS encoding shikimate kinase, protein MKISLIGYRGTGKTTIGAKLAEHLQLKFIDADQLLQERAGRKISEIFATDGEAVFRQLEADLIHELTNSPESLVLSTGGGVILRPENRAALQSAGPVVWLKATPRTICTRLRLDSATAHQRPALLAETKPDQTPEQQMLYEVTTLLARREPFYQETASLDVTTDERDEAQIVRETLEKLADLKI, encoded by the coding sequence ATGAAGATCTCCTTGATTGGTTATCGTGGCACTGGCAAAACAACCATCGGAGCGAAGCTCGCGGAACATCTGCAGCTGAAATTTATCGACGCCGACCAATTGCTGCAGGAACGAGCAGGTCGCAAGATCAGCGAGATCTTTGCGACCGATGGCGAGGCTGTTTTTCGACAGCTCGAAGCCGATCTGATTCATGAACTGACCAACTCACCAGAATCTCTCGTACTTTCAACTGGCGGCGGAGTGATCCTGCGGCCCGAGAATCGCGCAGCTCTGCAATCGGCCGGGCCGGTGGTCTGGTTGAAAGCGACACCACGGACCATCTGCACAAGGCTGAGACTCGACTCAGCCACAGCCCATCAACGTCCGGCGTTACTGGCCGAGACGAAACCAGATCAAACCCCAGAACAACAAATGCTCTACGAAGTGACCACCCTCCTGGCCAGGCGAGAACCTTTCTATCAAGAGACAGCATCGCTTGATGTCACGACCGATGAACGGGATGAGGCACAAATCGTGCGAGAAACTCTTGAAAAACTTGCCGACCTGAAAATTTAA
- a CDS encoding prepilin peptidase translates to MLDLPAWFILSTLFILGSMVGSFLNVAVWRIPRHDDWIQSLKGVVYPPSACPGCRTPILSRDNVPILGWLLLRGRCRACGIRISWRYPAIEALNGILWVVLYLAIVPQGYFHEASASCIWTELLPGDATVVSREGIFTRALWHYVYFLVLIEGLLVATLIDFDLQIIPDGVTVPMAIFGLAMPIVTGMTALWPVWFHDPELIRTLGLFFPEGMLSWWETWSIPSWISVWPRWHAIIFSLTGLVVGAGMIWLVRILGYWVFGQEAMGFGDVILGGVIGIYVGWQASIVVFFLAPVVALLSLGVTFPWIKNRAMPYGPYLSIATLVVVLGWQPIMTRAEKFFAMGPLLFIIGAVMLVLLIASLWLVQGLKRLLGICDEWPIEDEWTSADQLIFFANRQPEATMSQPGSNSTWNGELASQGRLHSEKWRGHTLPWKN, encoded by the coding sequence ATGCTCGATCTCCCTGCGTGGTTCATCCTTTCGACGCTCTTTATTCTGGGTTCGATGGTCGGGAGTTTTCTGAATGTTGCTGTCTGGCGAATTCCACGCCACGACGACTGGATTCAATCACTCAAAGGGGTCGTTTATCCCCCTTCGGCCTGCCCGGGTTGTCGGACACCGATTCTTTCGAGAGATAATGTCCCTATTCTGGGTTGGTTGTTACTTCGGGGCCGCTGTCGGGCTTGTGGAATTCGAATTTCGTGGCGGTACCCGGCAATCGAAGCCCTTAATGGCATTTTGTGGGTGGTGCTCTATCTCGCCATCGTGCCTCAAGGCTACTTTCACGAAGCCTCAGCGAGTTGTATCTGGACTGAACTTTTGCCGGGAGATGCAACGGTCGTCAGCCGTGAGGGGATTTTCACTCGTGCGTTATGGCATTACGTTTATTTTCTGGTGCTGATCGAAGGGCTGCTCGTTGCCACTTTGATCGATTTTGATCTGCAGATCATTCCCGATGGAGTGACTGTCCCCATGGCGATTTTTGGTCTCGCCATGCCCATTGTTACAGGTATGACAGCGCTCTGGCCGGTCTGGTTTCACGATCCGGAACTGATCCGCACATTGGGCCTGTTCTTCCCGGAAGGAATGTTGAGCTGGTGGGAGACATGGAGCATCCCGAGCTGGATTTCTGTATGGCCTCGATGGCATGCCATCATCTTCAGCCTGACAGGCCTGGTTGTTGGCGCTGGTATGATCTGGCTGGTCAGAATCCTTGGATATTGGGTCTTCGGTCAAGAGGCCATGGGGTTTGGCGATGTCATTCTGGGAGGAGTGATAGGTATTTACGTTGGTTGGCAAGCCTCAATTGTGGTGTTCTTTCTGGCGCCAGTCGTGGCTCTTCTCTCACTGGGGGTCACCTTCCCATGGATCAAAAATCGGGCAATGCCCTATGGACCATACCTGAGTATCGCCACACTCGTCGTGGTTCTTGGTTGGCAACCGATCATGACGCGCGCTGAGAAATTCTTTGCGATGGGGCCCTTACTTTTCATCATTGGCGCCGTGATGCTGGTACTGCTGATCGCTTCTCTCTGGCTGGTGCAGGGGTTGAAGCGTTTATTGGGTATTTGCGATGAATGGCCCATCGAAGACGAATGGACCAGTGCGGACCAGTTGATCTTCTTTGCCAACCGTCAACCGGAAGCTACGATGAGCCAGCCGGGATCCAATTCAACCTGGAATGGTGAGTTAGCCAGCCAGGGACGCTTACACAGCGAGAAGTGGCGTGGCCATACGCTTCCATGGAAAAACTGA
- a CDS encoding cupin-like domain-containing protein gives MLTMTPPNSVQTSAIAGENSTLLEWDTAEFDRCFNKQPFLIRHRLCENPLFSVERLLKLAQELPENDIEYNAGNLPINQDPDLTPRNGLSVADTVRRIKECKSWMVLKHVENDPAYGKVLDDCLAEVRTQSEAIVPGMMSAHAYIFLTSPGSITPYHMDPEHNFLLQIHGSKIVHLFDGNDPSIVSQEDFERFYGGRVRNMTLADENRSKSWVFDLQPGYGLHFPVTYPHFVQNCEEVSVSLSITFRTPDLDRRLGIHSINWKLRQRGWEPSPVGKHRLLDWGKYQYYRAARRLNMI, from the coding sequence ATGTTGACTATGACTCCTCCGAACTCTGTGCAGACATCAGCAATTGCCGGAGAGAATTCGACTCTGCTCGAGTGGGATACTGCCGAGTTTGATCGCTGCTTTAACAAGCAGCCATTTCTCATTCGGCATCGTCTCTGTGAAAACCCGCTGTTTTCCGTGGAACGTTTGCTCAAGCTGGCCCAGGAACTTCCTGAAAACGATATCGAATACAATGCCGGCAACTTACCGATCAATCAGGATCCCGACCTCACGCCTCGCAATGGTCTCAGTGTGGCCGATACCGTTCGGCGCATTAAAGAATGCAAGTCGTGGATGGTTCTCAAGCATGTGGAAAACGATCCCGCCTACGGGAAAGTCCTGGATGACTGCTTGGCTGAAGTTCGTACCCAATCTGAAGCCATTGTTCCGGGCATGATGTCGGCTCATGCCTACATTTTTCTCACCTCTCCAGGTTCCATCACGCCCTATCACATGGATCCGGAGCATAACTTCCTGCTCCAGATTCATGGCAGCAAAATCGTTCATCTGTTCGATGGAAATGATCCGTCGATTGTTTCCCAAGAGGACTTCGAGCGTTTTTATGGTGGACGAGTTCGCAATATGACTCTGGCTGATGAGAATCGCTCAAAGTCGTGGGTCTTTGATCTGCAGCCCGGTTATGGACTTCACTTCCCAGTGACCTATCCGCACTTCGTACAAAACTGTGAAGAGGTTTCGGTATCGCTGAGCATCACCTTCCGGACACCCGACCTGGATCGCCGTCTAGGTATTCACTCGATCAACTGGAAGCTCCGTCAGCGTGGCTGGGAGCCCTCCCCTGTTGGTAAGCATCGACTCCTGGATTGGGGTAAGTATCAGTACTATCGAGCGGCCCGCCGCCTGAACATGATCTGA
- a CDS encoding GNAT family N-acetyltransferase — MAESSASPPETPSAVTSIPKADGHVQRNKRRIQETDFRMEIVTEHSRLQEIIPQWSELASRSIEPNPFYEHWFVLPALRHFPFDPNLRFILIWQSGLRPGEPEKLVAMFPLQRQHKAWQQPLNCDRLWQHDYTYLCTPLVDFENTAIILTEFFKWTRTTACGASFLELPHVHGEGPFQHALLEAMERQAVFSLVSHQYGRALFRRAASAEIYLDQATTSHHRQELRRQRRRLAEQGQFETRELNAGENVDPWVDLFLQLEGGGWKGQQQTALASLSHHAQWFRDVCRAAQERGQLMMLGLFLNGQAIAVKCNFLAGDGGFTFKIGFDEAFAKFSPGVQLEIENIGFAHQKPDLNWLDSCAAPGHFMISRLWPERRTIQRLLVSTGRWGDLSIAARFGLRALRRVIKPPHQTAMSDN, encoded by the coding sequence ATGGCGGAATCATCGGCTTCACCCCCTGAGACTCCTTCGGCAGTCACCTCAATTCCTAAAGCTGATGGTCACGTCCAGCGTAATAAACGACGGATACAGGAAACCGATTTCCGCATGGAAATCGTTACCGAGCATTCCCGCCTGCAAGAAATCATTCCACAGTGGAGTGAATTAGCCAGTCGCTCGATCGAGCCCAATCCCTTTTACGAGCACTGGTTTGTCCTGCCTGCGCTGCGACATTTTCCCTTCGATCCAAATCTTCGTTTCATTCTCATCTGGCAATCGGGATTGCGGCCGGGAGAACCCGAAAAGCTGGTCGCGATGTTCCCTCTCCAGCGTCAGCACAAGGCATGGCAGCAGCCACTGAATTGTGATCGACTCTGGCAGCATGATTATACCTATCTTTGCACTCCACTGGTTGATTTTGAGAACACAGCGATCATTCTGACCGAGTTCTTCAAGTGGACTCGGACAACAGCCTGCGGTGCCAGTTTTCTCGAGTTGCCGCATGTGCATGGTGAGGGGCCATTTCAACACGCTTTACTCGAAGCCATGGAGCGACAGGCGGTCTTTTCGCTCGTATCTCATCAATATGGCCGGGCGCTGTTTCGAAGAGCCGCCAGTGCTGAGATTTATCTTGATCAGGCCACCACATCGCATCACCGTCAGGAACTCCGGCGGCAACGTCGTCGGCTTGCTGAACAGGGGCAATTCGAAACACGTGAACTGAATGCCGGCGAGAATGTTGACCCCTGGGTTGATCTATTTTTGCAGCTTGAAGGTGGAGGATGGAAAGGTCAGCAACAGACGGCGCTGGCATCGCTCTCTCACCACGCACAGTGGTTTCGCGATGTCTGCCGGGCAGCCCAGGAACGCGGACAATTGATGATGCTGGGGCTGTTTCTTAATGGTCAAGCGATCGCTGTCAAATGCAATTTTCTGGCGGGCGATGGTGGTTTTACATTCAAGATTGGATTTGACGAAGCCTTTGCCAAATTCTCGCCTGGGGTACAGCTAGAAATTGAAAACATTGGCTTTGCTCACCAGAAGCCCGATTTGAACTGGCTCGATTCCTGTGCTGCTCCTGGCCACTTCATGATTTCGCGGCTCTGGCCCGAGCGACGAACGATTCAACGACTACTCGTCTCGACGGGACGCTGGGGTGATCTTTCAATTGCCGCTCGCTTTGGCCTGCGTGCCTTGCGAAGAGTGATTAAGCCACCACATCAAACCGCAATGTCCGATAATTAG